In Salvia miltiorrhiza cultivar Shanhuang (shh) unplaced genomic scaffold, IMPLAD_Smil_shh original_scaffold_287_1, whole genome shotgun sequence, a single genomic region encodes these proteins:
- the LOC131003896 gene encoding uncharacterized protein LOC131003896 — protein sequence MSKANYTLNELLNALVSAEGVMGTRNGKEVLVAAKGSTSSSKGGKKKWKGPKGKHDHEASGSGKAKVDGPSGGVNKPTAKGKCFKCGKVGHWKKDCPVLKAKGQGVQPNKGAGK from the exons atgagcaaggccaactatactcttaatgagttgttgaatgctctagtttcggcagagggggtcatgggcacgcgcaatgggaaagaggtccttgttgctgccaagggatctacttcttcgtcgaaaggcgggaaaaagaagtggaaaggtccaaagggcaagcatgaccatgaggctagtgggagcggtaaagccaaggttgatggccctagcggcggcgtgaacaagccgacagccaagggaaagtgcttcaagtgcggcaaggttgggcattggaagaaagattgtccagtgctcaaggcaaagggacaag gggttcaacccaacaagggagctggcaagtga